Sequence from the [Bacteroides] pectinophilus genome:
GCTTTGCTTTTGAAAGTTATTGATAAATCCGTCAGAATTATAAGGAGAAGGTGATAAAGATATGGCAACGGTAATTAAAAATCTGAATATGAATTTTGATGGCTATCAGGCATTGAAAAATATTAATCTTACAATCAGCGATGGAGAGTTTGTCGCAATCCTCGGACCGTCAGGCTGTGGCAAAACAACGCTGTTAAGACTGCTGGCAGGTTTTCTGAAGCCGACAGACGGCGTTATTAAGATAGATAACAGTGTAGTGGCTGACAGTAAAAAGATTACAAGTCCCAATAAGAGAAATATCGGAATGGTGTTCCAGTCGTATGCCTTATGGCCTCATATGACGGTAAAGCAGCAGGTTACATTCCCGATGCAGCACAGTATTTTCTCAAAATATAAGACGCAGAAGAACCGCGAAGAAAGAACGGATGCCGTGTTAAAGCTTGTAAATATGCAGACTATGGGAGACAGGTATCCATCTGAATTATCCGGCGGACAGAAACAGAGAGTAGCGATTGCACGTGCACTTGCCAATGAACCTGACCTTCTGCTTATGGATGAGCCTCTTTCCAATCTGGATGCACAGCTTAAGATAGAGATGCGCCGTGAGATAAGCAATCTACATAAGAGCGTGGGCGGAACCGTGTTGTATGTTACGCATGACCAGTCTGAGGCGCTTGGAATGGCTGATAAGATAGTTGTTATGAGCCAGGGAGAGATTCAGCAGATAGGAACACCTAAGGAAATATTTTACAATCCGGTTAATCCGTTCGTTGCGCAGTTTGTCGGACAGAGCAATCTGATAAGGGGCAGCTGGGACGGCGATGAATTCACATACGGAGAGGGTGAAAAGATTACAGATTATGAGGTGAATGATTCCTTCAAAGCCGAAAACCTGTATCCGGTCAAGGCCGACGGACTTGAGATAGTAGGCCGGGATGAGTCACATTTCAGAGGGATTGTAAAAGAGGTTGAATTTCAGGGATTTCAGAATAAAATAATATTGGAAATGCAGGATAATAATCATCTGCAGGTATTTGCCTGCGCAGATGAAGAAGTCAGACAGGGGGAAATGTATGGAGTCAGAAT
This genomic interval carries:
- a CDS encoding ABC transporter ATP-binding protein; amino-acid sequence: MATVIKNLNMNFDGYQALKNINLTISDGEFVAILGPSGCGKTTLLRLLAGFLKPTDGVIKIDNSVVADSKKITSPNKRNIGMVFQSYALWPHMTVKQQVTFPMQHSIFSKYKTQKNREERTDAVLKLVNMQTMGDRYPSELSGGQKQRVAIARALANEPDLLLMDEPLSNLDAQLKIEMRREISNLHKSVGGTVLYVTHDQSEALGMADKIVVMSQGEIQQIGTPKEIFYNPVNPFVAQFVGQSNLIRGSWDGDEFTYGEGEKITDYEVNDSFKAENLYPVKADGLEIVGRDESHFRGIVKEVEFQGFQNKIILEMQDNNHLQVFACADEEVRQGEMYGVRIKKRKNVEI